A window of the Ostrea edulis chromosome 1, xbOstEdul1.1, whole genome shotgun sequence genome harbors these coding sequences:
- the LOC125658673 gene encoding uncharacterized protein K02A2.6-like, protein MSNHEDNAATAPSIPVFVNPNIPIPGKLDLKGNLCTNWKKFKRIWSNYETASTLKEKDKEVRTATFLTCIGADALDIFDGLQFDSEDDKKDIDKVLEKFESFCIGQTNETYERYTFYKRDQEINENIDTYVAILRSLAKTCKFDALENDIIRDRIVLGIRDNGTRKKLLQEAKLDLRKCVDICRANEKSTSQLKTMEEVHAVKFKTMRKTKPLRTTQAHRKDFKQVPETKVQKECLYCGKEHLFRKELCPAWGKTCRKCNKMNHFSSKCLQTKPKSKREHVKQVNQESSDEEFILMIENVNAIEKKIFAEIEIGNDTVKFQLDCGSTVNVLPEKIYKEVCNDPYLRMLQKADMTLVMFNKSECQPLGKRRISVRNPKNNKKYNIEIVVVEGNLNPILGAKAVQGMKMITVNTENIAAIESASQSNFIIEKYSDVFNGLGKLDGKLHLDVDKSVTPVKLPTRKVPIAMKAPLKSEIDRLSDLGVLAPVTEPADWISSLVAVRKPSGKMRLCIDPKPLNKALKRNHYATPTIDDILPELSQARIFSVVDCKDGFWHITLDDESSFLTTFGTPWGRYRWLRMPFGIKPASEEFQRRMDEALSGIHGIKAIHDDIVVYGCGNSDDEAIRDHDKKLSTLLERCREKGIKINKDKMKLKLRSVSYLGHIISSDGLKVDPLKIKAITEMPRPKCKADIQRLLGMVNFVQKFAPNLSEITAPLRDLLKAESEFVWDNAVHGKTFDELKKLLSTSPILRFFDPNLPTTVQCDASERGLGACLIQNEQPVAYASRALTPTEVNYAQIEKELLAVLFAMERFEHYTLGRKVKVESDHKPLEIISKKSLVSAPKRLQRMLLRLQKFDYEITYKRGLEMYLADTLSRAYLPTVQIQRNDSEDRVLAITDRAKSEKDAESVTMSEYVTISSETLKKIKSANSRDETMQKLYKTIKDGWPERDELTPDIQIFYTFRDELTSQDGLIFKGDRIVIPPTLKGEILQKVHSSHIGIQGCYRRTKESLYWPNMMKDIESFIKECPVCATIQGEQGKETLISHEIPDRPWQKIGTDLFQFDDKQYLITVDYYSDFFEIDRLHDKKSKEVITKLKAQMARHGIPEILISDNGPPYNSKEFAYFSENYEFKHTTSSPLYPKSNGKVENAVRIAKNLMKKCQLDKSDPFLALLDWRNTPSENIGTSAVQRLMARRTRTLLPIKTELLKPALTPNVKERLRERKHRSAFYYNRTAKDLPEIKSGETVRIRPFGHEKNWTKAKVNEKVNIRSYQVITEDGRLYRRNRKHLRCTNEPFVENNEVVTDKTVSTAENTPPSADKTTIENHKPPSADKTNYALTSTRRSTREIKLPKRYEDFKMYK, encoded by the coding sequence ATGAGCAATCACGAAGATAATGCTGCTACTGCTCCCTCTATTCCTGTCTTTGTGAATCCAAACATTCCAATACCTGGAAAACTGGATCTTAAAGGAAACCTGTGCACGAACTGGAAAAAGTTCAAGCGGATTTGGAGCAATTATGAAACAGCGTCTACTCTCAAGGAAAAAGACAAGGAGGTGAGAACTGCTACCTTTCTTACTTGCATCGGAGCTGACGCTCTGGATATTTTTGATGGTCTTCAGTTTGACTCTGAAGATGACAAAAAAGACATAGACAAAGTTCTAGAAAAATTTGAATCCTTCTGCATTGGACAGACCAATGAAACTTATGAAAGGTACACTTTCTACAAACGAGAccaagaaatcaatgaaaacattgaCACTTATGTGGCAATTCTCAGATCTCTAGCGAAAACCTGCAAATTTGATGCTCTAGAAAACGATATAATCCGAGACAGAATTGTACTTGGAATCCGTGACAATGGAACACGCAAAAAGCTACTGCAAGAAGCAAAACTGGACCTAAGAAAATGCGTTGACATATGCAGAGCAAACGAAAAGTCAACATCGCAACTTAAAACCATGGAGGAAGTTCACGCTGTCAAATTCAAAACCATGCGAAAAACTAAACCGCTGAGAACAACACAAGCGCACAGAAAAGATTTCAAACAAGTCCCAGAAACAAAAGTTCAAAAGGAATGTTTATATTGCGGTAAAGAGCACCTCTTCCGTAAGGAATTGTGTCCAGCATGGGGAAAAACATGCAGGAAGTGCaataaaatgaatcatttttcatcaaaatgtCTGCAGACAAAGCCGAAATCAAAACGGGAACATGTAAAACAAGTCAACCAGGAATCCAGTGACGAGGAATTCATCCTCATGATCGAAAATGTTAATGccattgagaaaaagatttttgcagAAATCGAAATTGGAAATGATACAGTGAAATTCCAATTGGATTGCGGATCAACCGTAAACGTTCTACCCGAGAAAATTTACAAAGAAGTCTGTAATGACCCCTATCTCAGGATGTTACAAAAGGCAGACATGACTCTGGTAATGTTTAACAAGTCGGAATGCCAACCCCTTGGAAAACGGCGAATAAGCGTCCGCAACcccaaaaacaataaaaaatacaacataGAAATTGTTGTGGTCGAAGGAAATCTTAATCCTATTCTCGGAGCAAAGGCTGTACAAGGAATGAAAATGATAACTGTCAACACAGAAAACATAGCAGCCATTGAGTCAGCCTCCCAAAGCAACTTCATCATTGAAAAATACAGTGACGTATTTAATGGCCTGGGTAAACTGGATGGAAAATTACACCTCGATGTTGACAAATCAGTTACGCCAGTAAAACTACCAACAAGAAAAGTCCCGATTGCAATGAAGGCACCGTTAAAATCTGAAATCGACAGACTGTCAGATTTAGGCGTTTTGGCTCCAGTAACAGAACCGGCTGACTGGATATCGTCATTGGTGGCTGTACGGAAGCCCAGTGGGAAAATGCGTCTGTGTATAGATCCCAAACCTCTGAACAAAGCGCTAAAGAGAAATCACTATGCAACACCAACTATAGATGATATTTTGCCAGAACTAAGCCAAGCCAGAATTTTTTCTGTAGTAGACTGCAAGGATGGCTTTTGGCATATTACTCTCGATGATGAGAGTAGTTTTCTCACAACATTCGGAACCCCTTGGGGTAGATATCGATGGCTCCGCATGCCATTCGGTATTAAACCAGCAAGCGAAGAATTCCAGCGGAGAATGGATGAAGCTCTATCTGGTATACATGGAATCAAAGCGATTCATGACGACATAGTCGTATACGGTTGTGGAAACTCGGATGACGAGGCCATACGTGATCACGACAAAAAATTATCTACCTTGCTAGAGAGATGCAGGGAGAAAGGGATAAAAATcaacaaagacaaaatgaaactaaaattgCGATCCGTGTCATATTTAGGACACATTATCTCAAGCGATGGACTCAAAGTTGACCCCTTAAAAATCAAGGCAATCACTGAAATGCCAAGACCTAAATGCAAAGCAGACATACAACGTTTACTAGGAATGGTAAATTTTGTCCAGAAATTCGCGCCAAATCTCTCGGAGATAACAGCACCCCTCAGAGACCTACTAAAAGCAGAATCGGAATTTGTGTGGGACAATGCTGTACATGGCAAAACATTTGACGAATTGAAAAAACTACTATCTACGAGTCCTATACTTCGTTTCTTTGATCCTAACCTACCGACGACGGTACAGTGTGACGCATCTGAACGCGGACTAGGAGCCTGTCTCATACAAAATGAGCAACCCGTTGCATATGCATCCCGTGCATTAACGCCTACCGAAGTCAACTACGCACAGATTGAAAAGGAACTACTCGCTGTTCTCTTTGCCATGGAACGCTTTGAGCATTACACACTTGGACGGAAAGTAAAAGTGGAATCAGACCACAAACCACTAGAAATCATCAGCAAGAAAAGTTTAGTTTCCGCTCCTAAACGTCTTCAACGAATGCTCTTGCGTCTTCAGAAGTTTGATTACGAGATCACATACAAACGAGGTCTTGAAATGTATCTTGCTGATACACTGAGTCGAGCCTATCTGCCAACTGTACAGATACAAAGAAATGATTCTGAAGACAGAGTACTCGCCATTACCGACCGTGCAAAATCTGAAAAAGATGCAGAGTCCGTTACAATGAGTGAATACGTCACCATCTCGTCCGAAACTCTAAAGAAAATCAAATCTGCAAACTCGCGTGATGAAACAATGCAAAAGCTGTACAAAACAATCAAAGATGGTTGGCCGGAGCGAGATGAACTGACACCCGATATACAGATCTTCTACACATTCAGAGACGAATTGACTTCACAGGATGGTTTAATTTTCAAAGGAGACCGCATTGTTATTCCACCTACATTGAAAggtgaaattcttcaaaaggtACACTCCAGCCACATTGGTATTCAAGGATGTTACCGTAGAACCAAAGAATCACTATATTGGCCAAACATGATGAAAGATATCGAATCTTTTATCAAGGAATGTCCAGTCTGCGCTACCATACAGGGTGAGCAAGGCAAAGAAACTCTCATTTCGCATGAAATTCCCGATAGACCATGGCAGAAAATTGGAACTGACCTCTTTCAATTTGATGACAAACAATATCTCATCACTGTTGATTACTATTCcgatttttttgaaattgatcgtCTACATGATAAAAAATCAAAGGAAGTCATCACCAAACTCAAGGCACAAATGGCCAGACACGGAATTcctgaaattttgatttcagaCAACGGCCCGCCTTACAATAGCAAGGAATTTGCTTATTTCTCAGAGAACTATGAGTTCAAGCATACTACGTCATCGCCATTGTACCCAAAATCTAATGGGAAAGTTGAAAATGCAGTTAGAATTGCAAAAAACCTAATGAAGAAATGCCAATTAGATAAAAGCGATCCTTTCCTCGCTCTATTAGATTGGAGAAATACTCCCTCTGAAAATATTGGAACTTCTGCAGTTCAACGACTAATGGCACGCCGTACAAGAACTCTGCTACCAATCAAAACCGAACTTTTGAAACCAGCCCTAACCCCAAATGTCAAAGAGCGATTGAGAGAACGGAAACATAGATCAGCATTTTACTACAATCGCACAGCGAAAGACCTACCAGAGATTAAAAGTGGGGAAACCGTGAGAATTCGACCTTTTGGacatgaaaaaaattggacGAAGGCAAAGGTCAACGAAAAAGTAAACATCCGCTCGTATCAAGTGATCACGGAGGATGGTCGCCTCTATCGACGAAACAGAAAACATTTGCGTTGCACAAATGAGCCATTTGTCGAAAATAACGAGGTAGTGACAGATAAGACCGTTAGCACAGCCGAAAACACACCACCATCAGCAGATAAGACTACAATTGAAAATCATAAACCACCGTCAGCAGATAAGACCAATTATGCTCTGACTTCGACCAGGAGATCTACCAGAGAAATTAAATTGCCGAAACGATACGAGGacttcaaaatgtataagtgA